The Montipora capricornis isolate CH-2021 chromosome 3, ASM3666992v2, whole genome shotgun sequence genome window below encodes:
- the LOC138043314 gene encoding annexin A5-like isoform X2 translates to MPMPTPGMTNVMVPQAMPAPPMPSVTGMPIPEPIIGMPQPQAANLYSAPPAMMPQPGAGYPTSGPLSFGAAAIAATFPSQYRSQVGPPQPQPNLSMGPPPSAPDLSVSMPSSQSSRTTAPSAPHTSSFSSSQSTSSTKSGSSQQVSAKRGTIRSHPGVKFDPQKDAEVLRKAMKGIGCDSKAIISLLCSRTNSERQRIELEYKTMHGRDLLKDLKYELGGHFEEIVVALMMPAADYDATSLRKAIKGLGTDESLLIEILCSRTNAEISAIKSSYQRIFSRDLEKDVAADTSGHFKKLLISLLQACRDESNSVDVAKAQADAKALYKAGEGRWGTDESKFNSILVSRSVPQLRATFDEYSKISKYEIEESIKREMSGDLKDGMTSIVRIARNAPAFFAEKLYKSMKGLGTDDTTLIRIIVTRSELDLLDIKGEFAKKYHCSLAKFISDDTRGNYKKILLQLISEQN, encoded by the exons GTATGCCAATCCCCGAGCCTATTATTGGCATGCCACAACCTCAGGCTGCTAATTTGTATAGTGCACCACCAGCAATGATGCCACAGCCTGGAGCAGGCTATCCTACCTCGGGACCATTATCATTTGGG GCTGCTGCAATCGCTGCCACATTTCCTTCTCAGTATAGAAGTCAAGTTGGTCCTCCTCAACCACAACCTAACTTGTCAATG GGACCACCCCCAAGTGCTCCAGATCTCTCAGTTTCCATGCCTTCTTCACAGTCTTCCCGCACAACAGCACCATCAGCTCCACATACATCTTCTTTCTCCTCATCTCAGTCCACTTCTTCTACAAAATCTGGATCAAGCCAACAG GTTTCCGCAAAGCGAGGAACCATCAGGAGCCACCCTGGAGTGAAATTTGACCCACAGAAAGATGCTGAAGTGTTAAGGAAGGCAATGAAAGGGATAG GTTGTGATTCGAAGGCCATCATCTCTCTTCTGTGTTCAAGAACTAACAGTGAAAGACAGCGGATTGAATTGGAGTACAAGACAATGCATGGACGG GATTTGTTGAAGGATCTTAAGTATGAACTGGGAGGCCATTTTGAAGAGATAGTTGTCGCCTTGATGATGCCCGCCGCAGATTATGATGCAACATCATTGAGAAAAGCAATCAAG GGTCTTGGAACAGATGAAAGCCTATTGATCGAGATCCTCTGTTCTAGAACCAACGCAGAAATTAGCGCAATTAAAAGTTCTTACCAAAGAA tATTTAGCCGAGATCTGGAGAAGGATGTGGCTGCAGATACCTCTGGTCATTTCAAGAAATTACTCATTTCACTCCTTCAG GCCTGCAGAGACGAAAGTAATTCAGTGGACGTGGCGAAAGCCCAGGCTGATGCCAAG GCCTTGTATAAAGCGGGAGAAGGCAGATGGGGAACTGATGAATCAAA attcaaCTCCATTCTTGTATCGCGGAGTGTTCCCCAGTTAAGAGCAACTTTTGACGAGTACTCTAAG ATAAGTAAATATGAAATCGAAGAATCGATCAAAAGAGAGATGTCGGGAGACTTGAAGGATGGAATGACTTCTATAG TACGAATTGCTAGAAACGCGCCGGCATTTTTTGCTGAAAAGCTGTACAAGAGCATGAAG GGTCTTGGAACAGATGATACTACGCTCATCCGAATTATTGTCACGAGGTCAGAGCTTGATTTGCTGGACATCAAAGGCGAGTTTGCCAAGAAGTATCATTGCTCCCTAGCAAAATTCATATCG gacgACACGCGTGGAAATTACAAGAAGATTCTTCTTCAGTTAATCAGTGAACAAAATTAG